The Caproicibacterium lactatifermentans genome contains a region encoding:
- a CDS encoding response regulator transcription factor, with amino-acid sequence MTKGKILVVDDDQNICELLRLYIEKENFEVVIANDGRQALKLFDEQNPDLVLLDIMLPELDGWQVCREIRRKSQCPIIMLTAKGETFDKVLGLELGADDYVVKPFETKEVVARIKAVLRRTGKNNNQTVKEVHYDKLSINLTNYELKVNGKVIDTPPKEMELIYHLASNPNRVFTRDQLLDEVWGFDYYGDSRTVDVHVKRLREKLEGVSDQWCLKTVWGVGYKFEVKDDTDQNGQ; translated from the coding sequence ATGACAAAAGGAAAAATACTGGTCGTGGACGATGACCAGAATATCTGTGAGCTGCTGCGGCTCTATATTGAAAAAGAAAACTTTGAGGTGGTTATTGCAAATGACGGCCGCCAGGCCTTGAAACTGTTTGATGAACAGAATCCGGACCTTGTTCTGCTGGACATTATGCTGCCGGAGTTGGACGGCTGGCAGGTTTGCCGGGAAATCCGGAGAAAGAGCCAGTGCCCGATTATTATGCTGACGGCCAAGGGTGAAACTTTTGATAAGGTGCTGGGTCTGGAACTGGGCGCCGATGACTACGTGGTTAAGCCCTTTGAAACCAAAGAGGTGGTGGCGCGGATTAAAGCGGTACTGCGCCGTACGGGCAAAAACAACAACCAAACGGTCAAGGAAGTACACTACGACAAGCTTTCCATTAACCTGACCAACTATGAACTGAAAGTCAACGGAAAGGTTATTGATACACCGCCAAAGGAAATGGAACTGATTTATCATTTAGCCAGCAACCCGAACCGCGTTTTCACCCGCGACCAACTTCTGGATGAAGTATGGGGATTTGACTACTACGGTGACAGCCGTACCGTGGATGTACATGTGAAGCGTTTGCGTGAAAAGCTGGAAGGTGTTTCTGACCAGTGGTGCCTGAAAACGGTATGGGGCGTTGGGTATAAATTTGAAGTCAAGGATGATACAGACCAAAACGGCCAGTAA
- the greA gene encoding transcription elongation factor GreA codes for MQKQTVMTQEGYNKLEKELEELKGVKRKEVAEKIKVALGYGDLSENSEYDEAKNEQAILEARIADVEVTLKNARILTESEMNAEQIHVGSSMKVRVSDAGSTEGGREMKLTIVGSSEADPISGRISDESAVGGALMGHSIGDKVEIEVPAGKKVYEILEVIK; via the coding sequence ATGCAGAAACAGACCGTTATGACCCAGGAAGGCTATAACAAGCTGGAAAAAGAGCTGGAAGAATTAAAAGGCGTCAAACGTAAAGAAGTAGCGGAAAAAATTAAAGTGGCTTTGGGCTACGGTGACCTTTCCGAAAACAGTGAATATGATGAAGCAAAAAACGAACAGGCGATTTTGGAAGCACGCATCGCTGATGTGGAAGTAACCCTAAAAAATGCACGTATCCTGACCGAAAGTGAAATGAATGCGGAGCAGATTCATGTTGGTTCCAGCATGAAGGTGCGTGTGTCCGATGCAGGCAGCACAGAGGGCGGCCGCGAAATGAAGCTGACCATTGTCGGCAGCAGCGAAGCGGACCCTATTTCCGGCCGTATCAGCGACGAAAGTGCCGTAGGCGGTGCGCTGATGGGACATTCCATTGGCGACAAAGTGGAGATAGAGGTGCCTGCTGGAAAGAAGGTCTATGAGATTCTGGAAGTCATTAAGTAA
- a CDS encoding sensor histidine kinase yields MSKQGKPKSLFKKYLRMTLLTILVSFTILGLVMLLFFNSNWKHEKRAALTKNATSVADMVTHGTAPDSSGGTKIDREALEQFLPALCRINSSDILITDNKGNIMVSGQGVDGTINVSRQVPKDIMKRALAGSYDDETLLGGIYAMPYYVIGMPVKANASSGGQTIGAVFASVAVHSLTEYRKDIFRMFLFAACAAFAVGFCMVWVFSYNMVRPLRMMADAARSFGEGNFSKRVPVTSRDEIGELAVAFNHMAESLATSEYTRRNFIANVSHELKTPMTTIAGFIDGILDGTIPPEKQKHYLRIVSQEVKRLSRLVHTMLDLSHIDNGELKLHPARFDITNTVLTTMLNFEKQIESKRIEVQGLDETHPAFVDGDPDLLHQVIYNLVENAVKFTNPGGYIRVNVREESARTTVTIRNSGEGIASEELGQIFGRFYKTDKSRSKDRAGMGLGLYIVRTIVQQHGGEITARSELGKYSEFSFWLPREIPQQGEKLPTTTVCAQVVEPSRQAYQKGKNAKPAPENKKKENSDSASDAPKEKDGKDGTK; encoded by the coding sequence GTGAGCAAACAAGGAAAACCAAAGTCGCTGTTTAAAAAATATCTGCGAATGACGCTGCTGACTATTTTGGTCAGCTTTACGATTCTGGGACTGGTTATGCTGCTGTTTTTCAACAGCAACTGGAAGCATGAAAAACGTGCGGCCCTGACCAAAAATGCCACCAGTGTGGCGGACATGGTCACCCACGGCACAGCGCCGGACAGCTCCGGCGGCACAAAAATTGACAGGGAAGCACTGGAACAGTTCCTGCCGGCTTTGTGCCGCATCAATTCCAGCGATATTCTGATTACAGACAATAAGGGAAATATTATGGTATCCGGACAAGGCGTAGACGGAACGATTAATGTCAGCAGACAGGTACCAAAAGACATCATGAAACGGGCACTGGCGGGCAGTTATGATGACGAAACGCTGCTGGGCGGTATTTACGCAATGCCGTACTATGTGATAGGCATGCCGGTAAAAGCGAATGCTTCCAGCGGCGGACAGACGATTGGCGCGGTTTTCGCCAGTGTGGCGGTGCACAGCCTGACGGAATACCGCAAGGATATTTTCCGGATGTTTCTGTTTGCAGCGTGCGCGGCTTTTGCCGTGGGATTCTGTATGGTCTGGGTATTTTCCTACAATATGGTGCGCCCGCTTCGGATGATGGCGGACGCGGCCAGAAGCTTTGGGGAAGGAAACTTTTCCAAACGGGTGCCGGTTACCAGCCGCGACGAAATAGGCGAATTGGCAGTTGCCTTTAACCACATGGCAGAGTCACTGGCAACCAGCGAGTATACCCGCCGAAACTTTATCGCCAATGTTTCCCACGAACTAAAGACGCCGATGACAACCATTGCCGGCTTTATTGACGGCATTCTGGACGGAACTATTCCGCCGGAAAAGCAGAAGCATTATCTGCGGATTGTTTCACAGGAAGTAAAGCGCCTATCCCGGCTGGTACATACCATGCTGGACCTTTCCCACATCGACAACGGTGAACTGAAGCTGCACCCAGCACGTTTTGACATTACCAATACCGTGCTGACGACAATGCTCAACTTTGAAAAACAGATTGAATCAAAAAGAATTGAAGTACAGGGACTGGACGAAACGCACCCGGCTTTTGTGGATGGCGACCCGGACCTGCTGCACCAAGTTATTTACAATCTGGTAGAAAACGCAGTTAAATTTACAAATCCCGGTGGCTATATTCGCGTCAATGTTCGGGAAGAGTCCGCACGCACAACCGTGACGATTCGCAACAGCGGCGAAGGAATTGCGTCGGAGGAATTGGGGCAGATTTTTGGCCGCTTCTATAAAACAGACAAATCCCGCAGCAAGGACCGCGCTGGAATGGGATTGGGGCTTTACATTGTGCGTACCATTGTACAGCAGCACGGCGGTGAGATTACCGCTCGCTCTGAATTAGGCAAGTACAGTGAGTTTTCCTTCTGGCTGCCAAGAGAAATTCCGCAGCAGGGGGAGAAGCTGCCGACGACAACTGTATGTGCGCAGGTAGTAGAGCCGTCCCGACAAGCTTACCAGAAAGGGAAGAACGCCAAGCCCGCGCCGGAAAATAAGAAAAAAGAAAACAGCGATTCTGCTTCTGATGCTCCAAAAGAAAAGGACGGTAAAGATGGAACAAAATAA
- a CDS encoding S1C family serine protease, translating into MEQNKQPQSENNGQQPYRPEIWYPAGCPQKEKPDAGKTQEDAPVPPQGNGPAYRNPATGAPQQGGFVPPCPPPYLPVGGGYRPHRPMNNGTRVLIAILSVLLAIFVTLFAVTFSNQKTSEAGQDSSSSSSQPKETESSSRAFNTVPNDGKGTGSSIIIQEKSGAVMSAQNVFSKISPSVVGVLTKLPDEDGNESDSQGTGIIASSDGVILTNAHVIGYSPSADVNVVLPGKKVEYKARILGFDKTSDLAVLKISATGLMPAQFGSENELQVGEQVIAIGNPSGMDYSNSLTGGYVSALDRTIAGHSGNGMTYIQTDAAINPGNSGGPLCNLYGQVVGINSCKIVSTGYEGMGFAIPVSKASTIINQLIHTGYVPGRTRIGITCAPVSQLEMQMKGIPNGLQIFSIDKDSPLYHNGVEKGDILCEFDGKDVTTTDELLGQMTSYKPGDKVRVKIYSVSQRKMLTKTVALLEDKGESSSSAAK; encoded by the coding sequence ATGGAACAAAATAAACAGCCGCAGTCCGAAAACAACGGACAGCAGCCATATCGTCCGGAAATTTGGTATCCTGCCGGCTGTCCGCAAAAGGAGAAGCCTGATGCAGGAAAGACACAGGAGGACGCTCCAGTGCCACCGCAGGGAAACGGCCCTGCCTATCGAAATCCGGCAACAGGCGCCCCACAGCAGGGCGGCTTTGTGCCGCCCTGCCCGCCGCCGTATCTGCCGGTCGGCGGCGGTTACCGCCCGCACCGGCCGATGAACAACGGCACGCGGGTGCTTATCGCCATTCTTTCGGTACTGCTGGCGATATTTGTCACGCTGTTTGCTGTGACTTTTTCAAACCAAAAGACTTCCGAAGCGGGGCAGGACAGTTCTTCCTCTTCTTCTCAGCCGAAGGAAACCGAAAGCAGTTCCCGCGCTTTCAATACCGTTCCTAATGACGGAAAGGGCACAGGCAGCAGTATCATTATCCAGGAAAAAAGCGGTGCGGTAATGTCTGCACAGAACGTTTTCAGCAAGATTAGCCCTAGCGTTGTGGGCGTGCTGACAAAGCTGCCTGATGAGGACGGCAATGAAAGCGACAGCCAGGGAACCGGCATCATCGCCAGCAGCGACGGCGTTATCCTAACCAACGCGCATGTCATAGGATACAGTCCCAGCGCGGACGTGAATGTAGTACTGCCGGGCAAAAAAGTTGAATATAAGGCTCGCATTCTGGGCTTTGACAAGACGAGTGACCTTGCCGTCCTGAAGATTAGCGCAACCGGACTGATGCCTGCCCAGTTTGGCAGCGAAAACGAACTGCAGGTTGGTGAGCAAGTCATTGCCATTGGCAACCCGAGCGGAATGGACTACAGCAACAGCCTGACCGGCGGCTATGTTTCTGCACTGGACCGCACCATCGCCGGCCACAGCGGAAACGGCATGACATATATCCAGACGGACGCGGCAATTAACCCCGGGAATTCCGGTGGACCGCTGTGCAACCTGTATGGGCAGGTTGTGGGAATTAACTCCTGCAAAATAGTAAGCACCGGCTACGAGGGCATGGGGTTTGCCATTCCGGTCAGCAAAGCCAGCACGATTATTAACCAGCTGATTCATACCGGTTATGTGCCGGGCCGTACGCGTATCGGCATTACCTGCGCCCCAGTGTCCCAGCTGGAGATGCAGATGAAAGGCATACCAAACGGCCTGCAGATTTTTTCAATCGACAAAGACAGTCCACTGTATCATAATGGAGTAGAAAAGGGCGATATCCTGTGTGAGTTTGACGGCAAAGATGTGACGACTACGGATGAGCTGCTAGGGCAGATGACCAGTTACAAGCCGGGAGACAAAGTACGGGTAAAAATTTATTCGGTCAGTCAGCGGAAAATGCTGACGAAGACCGTTGCACTGCTGGAGGATAAGGGCGAAAGTTCGTCCTCCGCGGCAAAATAA
- the dnaJ gene encoding molecular chaperone DnaJ — protein sequence MAEKKDYYEVMGVPKNASEEEIKKAYHKLAKKYHPDLHPGDKIAEAKFKELNEAYEVLSSKEKRARYDQFGHAGVDPNFGGAAGGSPFSGDVDFGDIFDTFFGGGSPFGGSPFGGGRRSNPNAPRRGSDVEVRLSIEFEEAAKGCHKEVSYDKVESCPDCHGTGAKAGTSASTCPACGGSGQVRITQKTFMGVVQTTRTCDRCGGTGRVINTPCPSCRGTGQVRKHKTVEINIPAGIDNQQVLNVPGQGNAGANGGPDGDLHLLITVRPHALFERRGNDIWCDMPITFAQAALGDEVVVPTLDSKVSYQVREGTQPGDVFKLKGKGVQKLGGRGRGDQYVRMVLEVPKNLTTKQKELLRKFEESTSDHNYQRRKGFFDKLKKKFGE from the coding sequence GTGGCTGAAAAAAAGGATTACTATGAAGTAATGGGCGTGCCGAAGAATGCCTCTGAGGAAGAAATCAAAAAGGCATACCATAAACTTGCAAAAAAATATCATCCGGATCTACATCCGGGCGACAAAATTGCTGAGGCCAAATTCAAGGAACTGAATGAGGCGTACGAAGTACTGTCAAGCAAAGAAAAGCGTGCCCGGTACGACCAGTTTGGCCATGCGGGTGTGGACCCGAACTTTGGCGGGGCGGCTGGCGGCAGTCCGTTCTCCGGAGATGTGGACTTTGGCGATATTTTTGACACATTCTTTGGCGGCGGCAGCCCCTTTGGTGGAAGTCCCTTTGGCGGTGGGCGCCGGTCTAATCCAAATGCACCCCGCCGCGGCAGTGACGTAGAAGTGCGGCTGTCCATAGAATTTGAGGAAGCTGCCAAAGGATGCCACAAAGAGGTTTCCTACGATAAAGTGGAAAGCTGCCCTGATTGTCATGGCACCGGAGCCAAAGCCGGTACCAGTGCCTCTACCTGCCCGGCGTGCGGGGGCTCCGGCCAAGTGCGCATCACGCAGAAGACCTTTATGGGCGTTGTACAGACAACCCGTACCTGTGACCGCTGCGGCGGCACCGGTCGTGTGATTAACACACCGTGTCCCAGCTGCCGCGGTACCGGTCAGGTGCGCAAGCACAAGACGGTGGAAATCAACATTCCCGCCGGAATTGACAATCAGCAGGTATTGAATGTGCCGGGACAGGGTAATGCCGGTGCAAATGGCGGTCCGGACGGTGACCTGCATCTGCTGATAACTGTACGTCCGCACGCGCTGTTTGAACGGCGTGGCAATGATATTTGGTGCGATATGCCGATTACGTTTGCACAGGCTGCACTGGGTGACGAAGTGGTTGTACCCACGCTGGACAGCAAGGTCAGCTATCAGGTGCGCGAAGGAACTCAGCCCGGCGATGTCTTTAAGCTGAAGGGCAAGGGTGTGCAGAAACTGGGCGGCCGCGGCCGCGGTGACCAGTATGTACGCATGGTATTGGAAGTGCCAAAGAACCTGACAACAAAGCAGAAAGAACTGCTGCGTAAATTTGAAGAAAGTACCAGCGACCATAACTATCAGCGGCGCAAGGGCTTTTTTGATAAACTAAAGAAAAAGTTTGGCGAATAA
- the leuD gene encoding 3-isopropylmalate dehydratase small subunit, translating to MVVKGKVHKYGDNVDTDVIIPARYLNTSSREELAQHCMEDIDKSFIENVKPGDIIVADKNFGCGSSREHAPIAIQASGISCVIASTFARIFYRNSINIGLPILECEAAAKAVRNGDEVQVDFATGKIQDLTTGASFQAEPFPPFIQNIIDQGGLLNSLKNKKKP from the coding sequence ATGGTTGTAAAAGGAAAAGTACATAAATATGGGGATAACGTTGACACCGACGTCATTATTCCGGCACGGTACCTGAACACGTCCTCCCGGGAGGAACTGGCACAGCACTGCATGGAAGACATTGACAAGAGCTTCATTGAAAATGTCAAACCCGGGGACATTATTGTTGCCGATAAAAACTTTGGCTGCGGTTCTTCGCGGGAACACGCACCGATTGCCATACAGGCAAGCGGCATTTCCTGTGTGATTGCCAGCACCTTTGCACGTATTTTTTACCGCAATTCCATTAACATCGGTCTGCCGATTCTGGAATGTGAGGCGGCAGCAAAAGCGGTTCGGAATGGTGATGAGGTGCAGGTGGATTTTGCCACAGGAAAGATTCAGGACCTGACGACTGGCGCATCCTTTCAGGCGGAGCCGTTTCCGCCGTTCATTCAGAATATCATTGACCAAGGCGGGCTTTTAAATAGTCTGAAAAACAAGAAGAAACCGTAA
- the lysS gene encoding lysine--tRNA ligase, whose product MANKENQAKPAAEQDLGEQQRIRREKLAALQEAGKDPFVITTWPRDSYAADIKADFETIEGKPVCIAGRMMSRRVMGKATFADVVDTTDRIQIYLRINEVGEEPYKEMKAYWDVGDIIGVKGIVFRTKRGEISVRATEIKLLSKSLLPLPEKFHGLTNTDMRYRQRYLDLIMNPEVKDTFVKRSRIITEIRSFLDNQRFLEVETPVLHTIAGGAAARPFITHHNTLNMDLYLRIALELYLKRLIVGGFDRVYEIGRVFRNEGMDARHNPEFTMLELYQAYTDFHGMMDLTENLIRTVATKVLGTTKVVTHGVEVDFAQPFARISMKDAVKKYAGVDFDKVQTLDEARKLADEHHLKYEQRHKIGDIMNLFFDEYCEDKLVQPTFLTYHPTDISPLAKKSPEDPRYTERFELYIVGTEHANAFSELNDPIDQRQRFEAQAAAKAAGDEEACDIDEDFLTALEYGMPPTGGLGIGIDRLIMTLTGSDAIRDVLLFPTMKPKE is encoded by the coding sequence ATGGCAAACAAGGAAAATCAGGCCAAGCCGGCCGCAGAACAGGACCTTGGTGAACAGCAGCGTATTCGCCGCGAAAAACTAGCAGCCCTGCAGGAAGCCGGCAAAGACCCCTTCGTCATTACCACATGGCCGCGTGACAGCTATGCTGCTGACATTAAAGCGGATTTTGAAACGATAGAGGGCAAGCCCGTGTGCATTGCCGGCCGAATGATGAGCCGCCGTGTCATGGGCAAAGCCACTTTTGCGGATGTAGTGGACACAACTGACCGCATTCAGATTTATCTGCGTATCAACGAGGTAGGGGAAGAACCCTATAAAGAGATGAAAGCCTACTGGGATGTGGGTGACATCATCGGCGTAAAGGGTATTGTTTTCCGCACAAAACGCGGTGAAATCAGTGTGCGTGCCACAGAAATCAAACTGCTGAGCAAGAGTCTTCTGCCGCTGCCGGAAAAGTTCCATGGCCTGACCAACACGGATATGCGCTATCGTCAGCGCTATCTGGATTTGATTATGAATCCGGAAGTAAAGGACACATTTGTCAAGCGCAGCCGCATTATTACGGAGATTCGCAGCTTCCTGGACAACCAGCGGTTTCTGGAAGTTGAAACGCCAGTTCTGCACACGATTGCAGGCGGTGCCGCGGCACGTCCGTTCATTACGCATCATAATACCCTGAATATGGACCTGTATCTGCGCATTGCGCTGGAACTGTACCTGAAGCGTCTGATTGTCGGCGGCTTTGACCGTGTTTATGAGATTGGCCGTGTCTTCCGCAACGAAGGCATGGACGCTCGTCATAATCCAGAATTCACTATGCTGGAACTGTACCAGGCCTACACGGATTTCCATGGCATGATGGACCTGACGGAAAATTTGATTCGCACAGTCGCAACGAAGGTACTGGGAACGACAAAGGTTGTTACCCATGGTGTGGAAGTCGATTTTGCACAGCCGTTTGCACGCATCAGCATGAAGGACGCTGTGAAGAAGTATGCCGGTGTGGACTTCGACAAGGTGCAGACACTGGACGAAGCACGGAAACTGGCGGATGAACATCATTTGAAGTACGAACAGCGTCACAAGATTGGCGACATTATGAACCTGTTCTTTGACGAATACTGTGAGGACAAACTGGTTCAGCCGACTTTCCTGACTTATCACCCGACCGACATTTCTCCGCTGGCCAAAAAGAGCCCGGAGGACCCGCGCTATACGGAACGCTTTGAACTGTATATTGTGGGAACTGAGCATGCCAACGCATTCTCTGAGTTGAACGACCCAATCGACCAGCGTCAGCGCTTTGAGGCACAGGCCGCGGCAAAGGCAGCCGGTGATGAGGAAGCCTGTGACATTGATGAGGACTTCCTGACTGCTTTGGAGTATGGTATGCCACCGACCGGCGGTTTGGGCATCGGCATTGACCGTTTGATCATGACGCTGACCGGCTCTGACGCAATCCGTGATGTGCTGCTCTTCCCAACTATGAAACCAAAGGAGTAA
- a CDS encoding PBSX family phage terminase large subunit, translated as MRFSKQQLRAMSWWCPGSGDEQKDAVICDGAVRSGKTLCMGLGFVCWAMACFSDKSFALCGKTVRSLKRNLVTTLLPALSAAGFEYTVKGSENLLMVSAGQLKNRFYLFGGRDSSSAALIQGITLAGVLFDEAALLPREFVQQALARCSVEGSRFWFNCNPEGPQHWFYTEWIQKAAEKNALYLHFTMEDNPSLSPRMRARYRNLYTGTFYERYILGRWAAAEGLIYPFMTDKMAADNPKTCTEYVVSCDYGTKNPSSFGLWGKNGGCWYRLSEYYYDGRQHSPRTDEEHYCALEKICRGYRIRCVVVDPSAASFMETIRRHGRFPVLPAKNEVLQGIRRTGLALKEGRIRICHGCRDTWREFSLYRWQDGKEEPLKENDHAMDDIRYFVSTVLRQESGGFAAAAVPRKERKEKS; from the coding sequence ATGCGCTTCAGTAAACAGCAGCTGCGGGCCATGAGCTGGTGGTGTCCCGGCAGCGGTGACGAACAGAAGGACGCCGTTATTTGTGACGGAGCAGTGCGCAGCGGCAAAACGCTGTGCATGGGGCTGGGCTTTGTGTGCTGGGCAATGGCATGCTTTTCAGACAAGAGCTTTGCACTGTGCGGAAAAACCGTGCGTTCTTTAAAACGGAACCTTGTTACGACACTGCTTCCGGCACTGTCGGCTGCCGGTTTCGAATACACCGTAAAAGGGAGCGAAAACCTGCTGATGGTTTCCGCCGGACAGCTGAAGAATCGTTTCTATCTGTTCGGCGGACGGGACAGCAGCAGCGCCGCGCTGATACAAGGAATTACTTTGGCGGGTGTGCTGTTTGACGAGGCGGCGCTGCTGCCGCGGGAGTTTGTCCAGCAGGCACTGGCACGGTGCAGTGTTGAGGGTAGCCGCTTTTGGTTTAACTGCAATCCAGAGGGACCGCAGCACTGGTTTTACACGGAATGGATACAGAAGGCGGCGGAAAAGAATGCGCTGTACCTGCACTTTACCATGGAGGACAACCCCTCTCTTTCCCCGCGGATGCGTGCCCGCTACCGGAATTTGTATACCGGAACTTTTTACGAACGGTACATTTTGGGCCGCTGGGCCGCGGCGGAAGGACTCATCTATCCATTTATGACGGACAAAATGGCTGCGGACAATCCCAAAACCTGTACGGAGTATGTAGTGAGTTGTGATTATGGCACAAAAAACCCCAGTTCCTTTGGATTATGGGGCAAAAACGGTGGCTGTTGGTATCGACTGTCAGAATATTACTATGACGGGCGGCAGCACAGCCCGCGGACAGACGAAGAACATTACTGCGCGCTGGAAAAGATTTGCCGCGGATACAGAATTCGCTGTGTAGTTGTGGACCCCTCGGCGGCAAGTTTTATGGAGACCATCCGCAGGCATGGCAGGTTTCCGGTACTGCCGGCAAAAAATGAGGTGCTGCAGGGAATTCGCCGCACGGGATTGGCACTAAAAGAGGGCCGCATTCGCATCTGCCACGGCTGCCGGGACACTTGGCGGGAATTTTCGCTGTACCGCTGGCAGGACGGTAAAGAAGAACCGCTGAAGGAGAATGACCATGCCATGGACGACATTCGGTACTTCGTTTCTACGGTTCTGCGGCAGGAGAGCGGTGGCTTTGCGGCGGCGGCCGTTCCGCGGAAAGAGAGGAAAGAAAAAAGTTGA
- the leuC gene encoding 3-isopropylmalate dehydratase large subunit, with protein sequence MGMTMTQKILAAHAGLDSVKPGQLIEAKLDLVLGNDITSPVAIHAFEGCGADSVFDNQRIALVLDHFVPNKDIKAAEQCRCTRTFAGKYNIQNFFDVGKMGIEHALLPEQGLVGPGDCIIGADSHTCTYGALGAFSTGVGSTDMAAGMISGKAWFKVPTAIKVVLKGKPSGYVCGKDVILHLIGEIGVDGALYKSLEFTGEGVGALSVEDRLCMANMAIEAGAKNGIFPVDEKTLAYEKGRFQREVKIYKADPDAEYERTVEIDLSTLRPTVSFPHLPDNTRTIAEAVGVKIDQAVIGSCTNGRMEDMRAAASILKGRKVADGVRCIVIPATQKIYLQCIREGLIETFIEAGAVVSTPTCGPCLGGYMGILGKGERAVSTTNRNFVGRMGHVESEVYLASPAVAAASAVTGVLTDPAKL encoded by the coding sequence ATGGGAATGACCATGACACAGAAAATTCTGGCGGCGCATGCGGGACTGGACAGCGTAAAACCTGGCCAGCTGATTGAGGCAAAGCTGGACCTCGTATTGGGCAACGATATTACCAGCCCGGTGGCAATCCACGCATTTGAAGGCTGCGGCGCAGACAGTGTGTTTGATAATCAGCGTATTGCGCTGGTGCTGGACCATTTTGTGCCGAATAAAGACATTAAGGCGGCCGAGCAGTGCCGCTGTACACGTACTTTTGCCGGCAAATATAATATTCAGAATTTTTTTGATGTCGGCAAAATGGGCATTGAGCATGCCCTGCTGCCGGAGCAGGGACTGGTTGGACCGGGCGACTGCATTATCGGCGCGGACAGCCACACCTGTACCTATGGCGCGCTGGGTGCGTTTTCCACCGGTGTGGGCAGTACGGATATGGCTGCCGGCATGATTTCCGGGAAAGCATGGTTTAAGGTTCCCACAGCGATAAAAGTGGTGCTGAAAGGCAAGCCGAGCGGCTATGTCTGCGGCAAAGACGTGATTCTGCATCTCATTGGGGAAATCGGTGTAGACGGTGCCCTGTACAAATCGCTGGAGTTTACCGGGGAAGGTGTGGGGGCGCTGTCCGTGGAGGACCGCCTGTGCATGGCGAATATGGCCATTGAGGCCGGCGCAAAGAACGGCATTTTCCCAGTAGACGAGAAAACGCTGGCCTACGAAAAAGGCCGTTTTCAACGGGAAGTGAAGATTTATAAAGCGGACCCGGACGCCGAATATGAGCGTACCGTGGAAATTGACCTTTCCACTCTGCGCCCGACCGTCAGTTTCCCACATCTGCCGGACAACACCCGCACCATTGCCGAAGCGGTGGGTGTTAAAATCGACCAGGCAGTCATCGGCTCCTGCACAAACGGCCGTATGGAAGATATGCGCGCGGCGGCGTCTATTTTAAAGGGCCGCAAAGTCGCGGACGGCGTGCGCTGTATTGTCATTCCGGCAACACAGAAAATCTATCTGCAGTGTATCCGTGAGGGATTGATAGAAACCTTTATTGAAGCGGGTGCGGTTGTCAGCACACCGACCTGTGGGCCGTGTTTGGGAGGCTATATGGGCATCCTGGGAAAGGGAGAGCGCGCGGTTTCTACAACGAACCGCAACTTTGTCGGCCGTATGGGCCATGTGGAAAGTGAAGTCTATCTGGCAAGCCCGGCGGTTGCGGCGGCAAGTGCTGTGACCGGTGTGCTGACAGACCCGGCCAAGCTGTAA
- a CDS encoding Crp/Fnr family transcriptional regulator, with protein sequence MEPNSFHFTAPAAGWSVLAQGQSLHTVPHGHILYLQGEAGHCFYYLKKGRVRIFLISNEGTEKTVTEREPGSIFGEASFLDGEPRTTCARTLTDCEIAVIGREQLTALFRRDPSFALQMLQTLAKTVRMLSEQLDTVSFLSADRRLANILFSLAAADGTICRSQEDLGALAGVTRITVNRILHTFVQKGWVALRYRSITLTNRPALAAFAAG encoded by the coding sequence ATGGAACCTAACAGTTTTCATTTCACTGCTCCCGCCGCCGGATGGTCTGTTTTGGCGCAAGGGCAATCCCTGCATACAGTACCGCACGGCCACATTCTGTATCTGCAAGGGGAGGCAGGGCACTGTTTCTATTATCTGAAAAAAGGCCGTGTCCGCATTTTCCTTATTTCCAACGAAGGGACGGAAAAAACGGTGACCGAGCGGGAACCCGGCTCCATTTTTGGCGAGGCCTCTTTTTTGGACGGTGAACCGCGTACCACCTGTGCCCGCACCCTGACAGACTGTGAAATCGCCGTTATCGGCCGCGAACAGCTAACTGCTCTGTTTCGGCGGGACCCTTCTTTTGCGCTGCAAATGCTGCAGACACTTGCCAAAACGGTGCGAATGCTTTCTGAACAGCTGGATACCGTTTCTTTTTTGTCGGCGGACCGGCGGCTGGCAAATATTCTCTTTTCCCTTGCTGCGGCAGATGGTACCATTTGTCGTTCTCAGGAAGATTTGGGTGCACTGGCCGGTGTTACACGCATCACCGTCAACCGCATACTGCACACATTTGTACAAAAAGGCTGGGTTGCGCTGCGTTATCGCAGCATTACCCTGACAAACCGCCCCGCATTGGCAGCTTTTGCCGCCGGATAG